From the genome of Bradyrhizobium elkanii USDA 76, one region includes:
- a CDS encoding M20 family metallopeptidase translates to MDNRSDVWRGVDAIKPRFIELSDRVWAMPEVCYTEARSSAEHLAELRHQGFRITENVADIPTAVMGEWGEGGPVIAFLGEYDALPGLSQEAGIAEHRPVESGGHGHGCGHNLLGSSALLAATAVKDWLAANKVPGRVRYYGCPAEEGGAAKAFMVRCGAFEDADIAITWHPHSFWEVAVTPSLANTRADFIFTGRTSHAAASPHLGRSALDAVELMNVGVNYMREHMPSDARVHYALLDTGGIAPNVVQAHARVRYSIRARDLPGMNELVERVHKIAQGAALMTETKVEMKIISAVSNILPNTPLEQTLHRIMEELGPPHFDDADKDFAGKIRATLTDKDIASVYYAIGMEPTDRPLADFLVPIDAKRNPLIGSTDVGDVSWVVPTVQVHAPTVAIGTPFHTWQVVAQGKTPAAHKAMVQAAKAMAGLGVKALMEPELIAAAKADLKKRITRTPYVSPLPANVAPPLDMSIA, encoded by the coding sequence ATGGACAACCGTAGTGATGTTTGGCGCGGCGTCGACGCGATCAAGCCGCGTTTCATCGAATTGAGCGACCGGGTCTGGGCGATGCCCGAGGTCTGCTACACCGAGGCGCGCTCATCCGCCGAACATCTGGCCGAACTGCGCCATCAGGGATTCCGCATCACCGAGAACGTCGCCGACATCCCGACCGCGGTAATGGGCGAATGGGGTGAAGGCGGCCCGGTGATCGCCTTCCTCGGCGAATATGACGCCCTGCCCGGTCTCAGCCAGGAGGCCGGAATCGCCGAGCATCGCCCGGTCGAGAGCGGCGGCCACGGCCATGGCTGCGGACATAATCTGCTCGGCTCCTCCGCGCTGCTCGCCGCGACCGCGGTGAAGGACTGGCTTGCGGCCAACAAGGTGCCGGGCCGCGTGCGCTATTACGGCTGTCCCGCCGAGGAAGGCGGCGCGGCAAAGGCCTTCATGGTGCGCTGTGGCGCGTTCGAGGACGCCGACATCGCCATCACCTGGCATCCGCACAGTTTCTGGGAGGTGGCGGTGACACCGTCGCTCGCCAATACCCGCGCCGACTTCATCTTCACCGGGCGCACCTCGCATGCGGCGGCCTCGCCGCATCTCGGCCGCAGCGCGCTCGATGCGGTGGAATTGATGAATGTCGGCGTCAACTACATGCGCGAGCACATGCCGAGCGACGCCCGCGTGCACTACGCGCTGCTCGACACCGGCGGGATCGCGCCCAACGTGGTGCAGGCCCATGCCCGGGTGCGTTATTCGATCCGCGCCCGCGACCTGCCCGGCATGAACGAGCTGGTCGAGCGCGTGCACAAGATCGCGCAGGGCGCGGCGCTGATGACCGAGACCAAGGTGGAGATGAAGATCATCTCCGCGGTCTCCAACATCCTGCCCAACACGCCGCTGGAACAGACGCTGCACCGGATTATGGAAGAGCTCGGCCCGCCGCATTTCGACGATGCCGACAAGGATTTCGCCGGCAAGATCCGCGCGACCCTGACTGACAAGGACATCGCCTCGGTCTATTACGCGATCGGCATGGAGCCGACCGACCGGCCGCTCGCCGATTTCCTGGTGCCGATCGACGCCAAGCGCAATCCGCTGATCGGCTCGACCGACGTCGGCGACGTCAGCTGGGTGGTGCCGACGGTGCAGGTTCATGCACCGACGGTTGCAATCGGCACGCCGTTCCACACCTGGCAGGTTGTGGCGCAGGGCAAGACGCCGGCCGCGCACAAGGCGATGGTGCAGGCCGCCAAGGCGATGGCCGGCCTCGGCGTCAAGGCGCTGATGGAGCCGGAACTGATCGCGGCCGCCAAGGCCGACCTCAAGAAGCGGATCACAAGAACGCCCTATGTCAGTCCGCTGCCGGCGAATGTTGCACCGCCGTTGGACATGTCGATCGCCTGA
- a CDS encoding ABC transporter ATP-binding protein, whose protein sequence is MSEPLLRVSNLKKHFPVLGGLLSREVGQVYAVDGVSFSVNRGETLGLVGESGCGKSTTGRCVLRLIEPTSGEIVFDGRSVTGLGGGDLRAMRRNMQLVFQDPFASLNPRMTVGAILGEPFIIHNLVTSASEREDRVASLLVKVGLKAEHMRRYPHQFSGGQRQRIAIARALTLEPKLIVCDEPVSALDVSIQAQVINLLEDLQAELNLTYLFVAHDLSVVEHISDRVAVMYLGRIVELAKASDLYRNPQHPYTKALLSAVPVPDPKAKRDRIRLKGDVPSPMNPPKGCHFHTRCPIAEERCRQTAPELLEGRNGHSVACHLA, encoded by the coding sequence ATGAGCGAGCCGCTGCTGCGGGTTTCCAATCTGAAAAAGCACTTTCCGGTGCTGGGCGGCCTGCTCTCGCGCGAGGTCGGCCAGGTCTATGCGGTCGACGGCGTGTCGTTCTCGGTCAACCGCGGCGAGACACTGGGGCTGGTCGGCGAATCCGGCTGCGGCAAGTCGACCACCGGCCGCTGCGTGTTGCGGCTGATCGAGCCGACCTCGGGCGAAATCGTGTTCGACGGCCGGAGCGTGACCGGCCTCGGTGGCGGCGACCTGCGCGCCATGCGGCGCAACATGCAGCTGGTGTTCCAGGATCCGTTCGCCTCACTCAACCCCCGTATGACGGTCGGCGCGATCCTCGGCGAGCCCTTCATCATCCACAATCTCGTGACCTCGGCCAGCGAACGCGAGGACCGCGTCGCGAGCCTGTTGGTCAAGGTCGGGCTGAAGGCCGAGCACATGCGCCGCTACCCGCACCAATTCTCCGGCGGCCAGCGCCAGCGCATCGCGATCGCCCGCGCGCTGACCTTGGAGCCGAAGCTGATCGTGTGCGACGAGCCGGTCTCCGCGCTCGACGTCTCGATCCAGGCCCAGGTCATCAATTTGCTCGAGGATCTGCAGGCCGAGCTCAACCTCACCTATCTGTTCGTCGCCCACGATCTCTCTGTCGTGGAGCACATCTCCGACCGCGTCGCGGTGATGTATCTCGGCCGCATCGTCGAACTTGCCAAGGCCAGCGATCTCTACCGCAATCCGCAGCACCCCTACACCAAGGCGCTGCTCTCGGCGGTGCCGGTGCCGGATCCCAAGGCGAAGCGCGACCGCATCCGCCTGAAGGGCGACGTGCCGAGCCCGATGAATCCGCCCAAGGGCTGCCACTTCCACACGAGATGCCCGATCGCCGAGGAGCGCTGCCGGCAGACCGCACCGGAACTGCTGGAAGGCAGGAACGGGCATTCCGTGGCGTGCCATCTGGCGTAA
- a CDS encoding S1C family serine protease — protein sequence MTEPNILSSLSSALAETIARAAPAIVSVHSHRARATGFVWKTGLVVTADEALADEGEIEIQFADGSRRQATVVGRDHTTDIALLRVDGAAAPVKLSTGSPALGSLAVIVAADRGAPTARLGMVALSGPAWRSLRGGEIDARIELDVRLRHSQQGGLALDAAGEPFGMAVLGPRRVLTIPATTIERVATQLEKSGRIARGYLGVGLQPVRLDDGLGAMVMNVDKAGPSAAAGIRQGDVIIAVNGEKLSGVRALSRGLGPQSVGTVVELTVHRGGEPLNFKVTVGERPET from the coding sequence ATGACCGAACCGAATATCCTGTCCTCGCTGTCGTCAGCCCTTGCGGAGACCATTGCGCGCGCTGCGCCCGCAATCGTCTCCGTGCATTCGCATCGCGCGCGCGCCACGGGCTTTGTCTGGAAAACCGGCCTCGTCGTCACCGCCGACGAAGCGCTGGCCGACGAGGGCGAGATCGAAATCCAGTTCGCCGACGGCAGCCGCCGGCAGGCGACCGTCGTCGGACGCGACCACACCACCGACATCGCGCTGCTGCGCGTCGATGGCGCCGCCGCCCCCGTCAAGCTGTCGACCGGGAGCCCCGCGCTGGGATCGCTCGCGGTGATCGTCGCCGCCGACCGCGGCGCGCCGACCGCGCGGCTCGGCATGGTCGCCCTGTCGGGCCCGGCTTGGCGCAGCCTGCGCGGCGGCGAAATCGATGCACGGATCGAGCTCGATGTCCGGCTGCGGCACAGCCAGCAGGGCGGCCTCGCGCTGGACGCCGCGGGCGAGCCGTTCGGCATGGCCGTGCTCGGCCCGCGCCGCGTGCTGACGATCCCGGCTACGACCATCGAGCGGGTCGCAACGCAGCTCGAGAAGAGCGGCCGCATCGCGCGCGGATATCTTGGCGTCGGCTTGCAGCCGGTCCGGCTCGACGACGGCCTCGGCGCGATGGTGATGAACGTCGACAAGGCCGGCCCCTCGGCCGCCGCCGGCATCCGGCAGGGCGACGTGATCATTGCCGTGAATGGCGAGAAGCTGTCCGGCGTGCGGGCGCTGTCGCGCGGCCTCGGACCGCAGAGCGTCGGCACGGTGGTCGAGCTTACCGTGCATCGCGGCGGCGAGCCGCTGAATTTCAAGGTGACGGTCGGAGAGAGGCCCGAGACGTGA
- a CDS encoding response regulator transcription factor — MSSEPANDIVIALEVDDAVLADRLATLLGSVAGLRLAAPGEQATAAVVARNREAAGAGDFELTPRELDVLALLAEGASNKMIAQRLGISVHTAKFHVGSLLDKLDATGRTDAVAHAARRGVINL, encoded by the coding sequence GTGAGCAGCGAGCCGGCCAACGACATCGTCATCGCGCTCGAGGTCGACGACGCCGTCCTCGCCGACCGGCTGGCAACCCTGCTCGGCAGCGTCGCCGGCCTGCGGCTCGCCGCGCCGGGCGAACAGGCCACGGCGGCGGTCGTCGCACGCAACCGCGAGGCCGCGGGCGCCGGCGACTTCGAGCTGACGCCGCGCGAGCTCGACGTGCTGGCGCTGCTGGCCGAAGGCGCATCCAACAAGATGATCGCACAGCGGCTCGGAATTTCCGTCCACACCGCCAAGTTTCATGTCGGCTCCCTGCTCGACAAGCTCGACGCCACCGGCCGCACCGACGCCGTCGCCCATGCCGCGCGGCGCGGGGTGATAAATTTGTGA
- a CDS encoding peptide ABC transporter substrate-binding protein, whose product MFDKNLRGMIDDVKDGRMDRRAFVKRMIAVGLTAPMANQILAIGGVAMAQSPNPYKPTKRGGGGPLKLLWWQGPTLLNPHFATGTKDQDGSRLFYEPLASWDVDGHLNPILAAEIPSIQNGGLSKDAKTVVWKLKPGVKWHDGKPFTADDVVFNWEYATDPATAAVSSGTYSGMTVEKVDDLTVRIKFKDPTPFWANAFVGAYGCIIPKHLFAEYKGSKSREAPNNLKPVGTSPYKFVEFKPGDLVRGEINPDYHMPNRPYFDTIEMKGGGDAVSAARAVIQTGEYDFAWNIQVEDEVLLRLEKGGKGKTLYAVGGDIEFIAINFTDPNTEVDGERSSIKTKHPILSDPAVRKALALLVDRDSVKKVIYGRAGRTTANYLNGPEEFVSKNTKWEFSVEKASALLEQAGWKVGSDGIREKDGKKLKLLYQTSINGPRQKTQAIVKQACQKAGIDVELKSVVASVFFSSDVANPDTYSKFYADIEMFQIPMTQPDPGLHMRRYLSRNVATKENKWQGQNFPRWVNKDFDAAIEAADTETDPIKRAELYIKCNDLMWQDTVVIPVMHRLAVEACSNTVRPALSGWANQTDNLQDWYRET is encoded by the coding sequence ATGTTCGACAAGAATCTGCGTGGCATGATCGACGACGTGAAGGACGGGCGGATGGATCGCCGCGCCTTCGTCAAGCGAATGATTGCCGTCGGCCTCACCGCGCCGATGGCCAACCAGATTCTTGCGATCGGCGGCGTCGCGATGGCGCAGAGCCCGAATCCCTACAAGCCGACCAAGCGCGGCGGCGGCGGTCCGCTGAAGCTGTTGTGGTGGCAGGGCCCGACCTTGCTCAATCCGCACTTCGCCACCGGCACCAAGGACCAGGACGGCTCGCGGCTGTTCTACGAACCGCTGGCAAGCTGGGACGTCGACGGCCATCTCAACCCGATCCTCGCCGCCGAAATCCCCTCGATCCAGAACGGCGGACTTTCCAAAGATGCCAAGACGGTGGTCTGGAAACTCAAGCCCGGCGTCAAATGGCATGACGGCAAACCCTTCACCGCCGACGACGTCGTGTTCAACTGGGAATATGCCACCGACCCCGCGACCGCGGCGGTCTCGAGCGGCACCTATTCCGGCATGACCGTGGAGAAGGTCGACGACCTCACGGTCCGCATCAAGTTCAAGGATCCGACGCCGTTCTGGGCCAACGCGTTCGTCGGCGCCTATGGCTGCATCATCCCGAAGCATTTGTTCGCCGAGTACAAGGGCAGCAAGTCGCGCGAGGCGCCGAACAACCTGAAGCCGGTCGGCACCAGCCCCTACAAGTTCGTCGAGTTCAAGCCGGGCGATCTGGTGCGCGGCGAGATCAACCCCGATTACCACATGCCGAACCGGCCCTATTTCGACACGATCGAGATGAAGGGCGGCGGCGATGCGGTGTCGGCGGCGCGCGCGGTGATCCAGACCGGCGAATATGATTTCGCCTGGAACATCCAGGTCGAGGACGAGGTGCTGCTGCGGCTGGAAAAGGGCGGCAAGGGCAAGACGCTCTATGCCGTCGGCGGCGACATCGAATTCATCGCCATCAACTTCACCGACCCGAATACCGAGGTCGACGGCGAACGCTCGTCGATCAAGACCAAGCATCCGATCCTGTCGGATCCGGCGGTGCGCAAGGCGCTGGCGCTGCTAGTCGACCGCGACTCCGTCAAGAAGGTGATCTACGGCCGCGCCGGCCGCACCACCGCCAATTATCTCAACGGCCCCGAGGAGTTCGTTTCCAAGAACACCAAATGGGAGTTCTCGGTCGAGAAGGCGAGCGCGCTGCTCGAACAGGCCGGCTGGAAGGTCGGCTCCGACGGCATCCGCGAGAAGGACGGCAAGAAGCTGAAGCTCCTGTACCAGACCTCGATCAACGGCCCGCGGCAGAAGACCCAGGCGATCGTCAAGCAGGCCTGCCAGAAGGCCGGCATCGACGTCGAGCTGAAGTCGGTGGTGGCCTCGGTGTTCTTCTCCTCGGACGTCGCCAACCCCGACACCTATTCCAAGTTCTACGCCGACATCGAGATGTTCCAGATCCCGATGACGCAACCCGACCCGGGCCTGCACATGCGCCGCTATCTGTCGCGCAATGTCGCGACCAAGGAGAACAAGTGGCAAGGGCAGAACTTCCCGCGTTGGGTCAACAAGGATTTCGACGCCGCGATCGAGGCGGCCGATACCGAGACCGATCCGATCAAGCGGGCCGAGCTCTACATCAAGTGCAACGATCTGATGTGGCAGGACACGGTGGTGATCCCGGTGATGCACCGCCTCGCAGTGGAAGCCTGCTCCAACACGGTGCGGCCCGCGCTCTCCGGCTGGGCCAACCAGACCGACAATCTGCAAGACTGGTATCGTGAAACCTGA
- a CDS encoding mandelate racemase/muconate lactonizing enzyme family protein produces the protein MLSDSTHGEIKAFELVTIRARDADGAEGTGYTYTVGRNGGAVADILSREIGDIARGMEADDTEQLWHKVWWALHYGGRGGPAVLALSALDIALWDLKARRSSLPLWRLLGGFDRRVPCYAGGIDLDLPLDGLLKQTDDNLAKGFRAIKMKVGRPSLASDVARVKAMRGHLGDEFPLMADANMKWTVEEAIRAARALQPFDLTWLEEPTIPDDVAGHARILQAGGVPIAAGENLRSLWEFKPYIAGGALSYAEPDVTNCGGVTSFMKIARLAEAFNIPVTSHGAHDITVHLLAACPNRSYLEAHGFGLDRYIEHPLVLEQGMAIAPDRPGHGIAFDWKGLERLSAA, from the coding sequence ATGCTGAGCGACAGCACGCATGGCGAGATCAAGGCGTTCGAGCTCGTCACGATCCGCGCCCGCGATGCCGACGGTGCGGAAGGCACCGGCTACACCTACACAGTCGGCCGCAATGGCGGCGCCGTCGCCGATATTCTGAGCCGCGAAATCGGCGACATCGCGCGCGGGATGGAGGCCGACGACACCGAGCAGCTTTGGCACAAAGTGTGGTGGGCGCTGCATTATGGCGGCCGCGGCGGGCCGGCGGTGCTGGCGCTGTCCGCGCTCGACATCGCGTTGTGGGACCTCAAGGCGCGCCGGTCATCGCTGCCGCTGTGGCGGCTGCTCGGCGGCTTCGACCGCCGCGTCCCCTGCTATGCCGGCGGCATCGATCTTGATCTGCCGCTGGATGGTTTGCTGAAGCAGACCGACGACAATCTGGCCAAGGGCTTTCGTGCCATCAAGATGAAGGTCGGCCGGCCGAGCCTTGCGTCCGACGTGGCGCGCGTGAAGGCGATGCGCGGTCATCTCGGCGACGAATTTCCGCTGATGGCCGACGCCAACATGAAATGGACCGTCGAGGAAGCGATCCGCGCCGCGCGCGCCCTGCAACCGTTCGACCTGACCTGGCTCGAGGAGCCGACCATCCCGGACGACGTCGCGGGACACGCCCGCATCCTGCAAGCCGGCGGCGTGCCGATCGCGGCCGGCGAGAACCTGCGCAGCCTGTGGGAGTTCAAGCCCTATATCGCCGGTGGCGCGCTATCCTACGCCGAGCCCGACGTCACCAATTGCGGCGGCGTGACCAGCTTCATGAAGATCGCGCGCCTCGCCGAGGCCTTCAATATTCCCGTCACCAGTCACGGCGCGCATGACATCACCGTGCATCTGCTGGCGGCGTGCCCGAACCGGTCGTATCTCGAGGCGCACGGCTTCGGTCTCGATCGCTATATCGAGCATCCACTGGTTCTGGAGCAGGGCATGGCGATCGCGCCGGATCGCCCGGGGCACGGCATCGCCTTCGACTGGAAGGGCCTGGAGCGGCTCAGCGCCGCCTGA
- a CDS encoding LysR family transcriptional regulator: MRRHLPLNALRAFEASARLLSFTRAGMELRVTQTAISHQVKQLEDLLGTSLFRRLPRGLVLTDEGLALLPVLSDALDRIGAAIDRIEAKGTREVVTVGCVTTFATGWLLQRVDRFKRAHPYIDLRLLTNNNRVDIAGDGLDLALRFGDGSWHGTEAIHLLSAPLSPVCCPDAADRLRKPSDLAQEFLLRSYRAEEWPLWFAVAGAPCPKIQGPIFDSSVAMAEAAARGVGVGLVPIAMFENELASGRLLRPFAAEVPAGSYWLTWLKSREVTPGMRAFRDWLLETLRTEASEVEDAVAPAPRRKIKTKARPKPRTRTKRR, translated from the coding sequence TGCTCAGCTTCACCCGCGCCGGGATGGAGCTGCGTGTGACGCAGACCGCGATCAGCCATCAGGTCAAGCAGCTCGAGGATCTCCTGGGCACGAGCCTGTTCCGCCGGCTGCCGCGCGGGCTGGTGCTCACCGACGAAGGGCTGGCGCTGCTGCCGGTGCTGTCAGACGCGCTCGACCGGATCGGGGCCGCGATCGACCGCATCGAGGCCAAGGGCACGCGCGAAGTCGTCACCGTCGGCTGCGTCACGACGTTCGCGACCGGTTGGCTCTTGCAACGGGTCGACCGCTTCAAGCGCGCGCATCCCTATATCGATTTGCGTCTGCTCACCAACAACAACCGCGTCGACATCGCGGGCGACGGGCTCGACCTCGCGCTGCGCTTCGGTGACGGCTCGTGGCACGGCACCGAGGCGATCCATCTGTTGTCCGCGCCGCTCTCGCCGGTGTGTTGCCCCGACGCGGCCGATCGGCTGCGCAAGCCGTCCGATCTCGCGCAGGAATTCTTGCTGCGCTCCTACCGCGCCGAGGAGTGGCCGCTATGGTTTGCGGTCGCCGGCGCGCCGTGTCCGAAAATCCAGGGACCGATCTTCGACAGCTCGGTGGCGATGGCCGAGGCCGCCGCGCGCGGCGTCGGCGTCGGGCTGGTGCCGATCGCGATGTTCGAAAATGAGCTGGCCTCCGGCCGGCTGCTGCGGCCGTTCGCTGCCGAGGTCCCGGCGGGATCCTATTGGCTGACCTGGCTGAAGTCGCGCGAGGTGACGCCGGGCATGCGCGCGTTTCGTGACTGGCTGCTCGAGACGCTGCGGACGGAGGCGAGCGAGGTGGAGGACGCCGTTGCGCCTGCACCGCGGCGGAAGATCAAGACAAAGGCCAGACCAAAGCCGCGGACCAGGACCAAGCGGCGATAA
- a CDS encoding ABC transporter permease, with product MSQYILRRLMIAIPSLLGISLVLFVVLALAPGDPFSELATNPNVPPEVQAALRAKFGLDDPIYLRYLHWLAAMAQGDWGFSFVSRINVDTLILQRLPTTLYVIGSAQLLALLIAIPVGVYAATRPYSIFDQLANTFAFIGFSLPTFFTGILFILVFSVKLDWLPFVYTDVPGSGIPWLLEMIRQAIMPVMVLGLFQAASMTRFVRSAMLDVIRLDYVTTARAKGLGQAKVIVKHVMRNAMIPVVTLIALQMPAVFGGAIVTEQIFRIPGIGSLLISSILANDTPVVMAVTFVFACLVVLFNLIADVLYGWLDPRISFR from the coding sequence ATGAGTCAATATATCCTGCGTCGCCTGATGATCGCGATCCCGAGCCTGCTCGGAATCTCGCTCGTGCTGTTCGTGGTGCTGGCGCTCGCGCCGGGCGATCCGTTCAGCGAGCTCGCGACCAATCCGAACGTTCCGCCCGAGGTGCAGGCCGCGCTGCGCGCCAAGTTCGGCCTCGACGACCCGATCTATCTTCGCTACCTGCACTGGCTCGCGGCGATGGCGCAGGGCGACTGGGGCTTCTCCTTTGTCAGCCGGATCAATGTCGACACCCTGATCCTGCAGCGGCTGCCGACCACGCTCTACGTGATCGGCTCGGCCCAGCTGCTGGCGTTGCTCATCGCGATTCCGGTCGGCGTCTATGCCGCCACCCGGCCCTACTCGATCTTCGACCAGCTCGCCAACACCTTCGCCTTCATCGGCTTCTCGCTGCCGACCTTCTTCACCGGCATCCTGTTCATCCTGGTGTTCTCGGTGAAGCTGGACTGGCTGCCCTTCGTCTACACCGACGTGCCGGGCAGCGGCATTCCCTGGCTGCTGGAGATGATCCGGCAGGCGATCATGCCGGTGATGGTGCTCGGCCTGTTCCAGGCGGCGTCGATGACCCGCTTCGTGCGCTCGGCAATGCTCGACGTGATCCGGCTCGACTACGTCACCACCGCCCGCGCCAAGGGGCTCGGGCAGGCCAAGGTGATCGTCAAGCACGTGATGCGCAACGCGATGATCCCGGTCGTCACGCTGATTGCGCTGCAAATGCCTGCCGTGTTCGGCGGCGCCATCGTCACCGAGCAGATCTTCCGGATTCCCGGCATCGGCTCGCTGCTGATTTCCTCCATCCTCGCCAATGACACGCCGGTCGTGATGGCCGTGACCTTCGTCTTTGCGTGTCTCGTGGTGCTGTTCAACCTGATCGCAGATGTCCTCTATGGCTGGCTTGACCCTCGTATCTCCTTCCGCTGA
- a CDS encoding ABC transporter permease produces MAGLTLVSPSAERRGYSPWRETWRRYRRHRPAVVSAVLLLLLIAAVVIGPFVWRVSISDMDVVAGLQGPSLAHPFGTDDLGQDLLARMIYGGRISLAVGLAAMLVSVFVGTLIGALAGMSRGALGYALMWLTDLFLSLPQLPLLLMLIYLFRDGLKAMFGPEGGIFILIVLVIGGLRWMPVARLVRAQFLSLREKEFVEAARALGASPVRQVVRHILPNALGPVIIAGTIDVAAAIIAESTLSFLGLGFPPDTPTWGRILYDAKDFLDIGPHWALFPGGAIFIAVVAINFIGDGLRDALDARKVI; encoded by the coding sequence ATGGCTGGCTTGACCCTCGTATCTCCTTCCGCTGAGCGGCGCGGCTATTCGCCCTGGCGCGAAACCTGGCGGCGCTACCGCCGGCACCGGCCGGCCGTGGTCAGCGCCGTGCTGCTGCTGCTTTTGATCGCAGCCGTCGTGATCGGCCCGTTCGTCTGGCGCGTCTCGATCAGCGACATGGACGTCGTGGCCGGCCTGCAGGGGCCGTCGCTGGCGCATCCGTTCGGCACCGACGATCTCGGCCAGGACCTGCTCGCCCGCATGATCTATGGCGGGCGCATCTCGCTCGCGGTCGGCCTCGCCGCGATGCTGGTCTCGGTGTTCGTCGGCACGCTGATCGGCGCGCTCGCCGGCATGTCGCGCGGCGCGCTCGGCTACGCCCTGATGTGGCTGACCGATCTGTTCCTGTCGCTGCCGCAACTGCCGCTGCTGTTAATGCTGATCTATCTGTTCCGCGACGGGCTGAAGGCGATGTTCGGCCCGGAGGGCGGCATCTTCATCCTGATCGTGCTGGTGATCGGCGGCTTGCGCTGGATGCCGGTGGCGCGCCTGGTGCGCGCCCAGTTCCTGTCGCTGCGCGAGAAGGAATTCGTCGAGGCGGCGCGCGCGCTCGGCGCGAGCCCGGTGCGCCAGGTGGTGCGCCACATCCTGCCCAACGCGCTGGGACCCGTGATCATCGCCGGCACGATCGACGTCGCCGCCGCCATCATCGCGGAATCGACACTGTCATTTCTCGGCCTCGGCTTCCCCCCGGACACCCCGACCTGGGGCCGCATCCTCTATGACGCCAAGGACTTCCTCGACATCGGCCCGCATTGGGCGCTGTTTCCGGGCGGCGCGATCTTCATCGCGGTGGTTGCCATCAATTTCATTGGCGACGGGCTGCGCGACGCGCTCGACGCGCGCAAGGTGATCTGA
- a CDS encoding ABC transporter ATP-binding protein, whose amino-acid sequence MMALLDIKGLKTHFSTDDGILQAVDGVDISINRGETLCVVGESGCGKTVTAMSILKLIAMPPGKIVEGEIIFEGRDLVPLTSHQLDDIRAKEIGFIFQEPMTSLNPVLTIGEQIAESLHRHEAVTKKQALERTIEMLKLVQIPNAAGRVHHYPHQFSGGMRQRVMIAMALACRPKLVIADEPTTALDVTIQAQILDLLQDMKERFGMAVMLITHAMGVVAETAQRVVVMYAGKVVEEAPVDELFGNPGHPYTQGLIRSIPRIDLDAEHKTRLEAIGGSVPILINPPPGCRFAARCKYAMSICTEKEPRLREIAPGHRMACHLGDAS is encoded by the coding sequence CTGATGGCGCTGCTCGACATCAAGGGCCTGAAAACCCATTTCAGCACCGACGACGGCATCCTCCAGGCGGTCGACGGCGTCGACATCAGCATCAACCGCGGCGAGACGCTGTGCGTGGTCGGCGAATCCGGTTGCGGCAAGACCGTCACCGCGATGTCGATCCTGAAGCTGATCGCCATGCCGCCGGGCAAGATCGTCGAAGGCGAGATCATCTTCGAGGGCCGCGACCTGGTGCCGTTGACCAGCCATCAGCTCGACGACATCAGGGCCAAGGAGATCGGCTTCATCTTCCAGGAGCCGATGACCTCGCTCAATCCGGTGCTGACCATCGGCGAGCAGATCGCCGAGAGCCTGCACCGCCACGAGGCGGTGACCAAGAAGCAGGCGCTCGAGCGTACCATCGAGATGCTGAAGCTGGTGCAGATCCCCAACGCCGCGGGCCGCGTGCATCATTATCCGCACCAGTTCTCGGGCGGCATGCGCCAGCGCGTGATGATCGCGATGGCGCTGGCGTGCCGCCCCAAGCTCGTGATCGCCGACGAGCCGACCACCGCGCTCGACGTCACCATCCAGGCGCAGATCCTCGACCTGTTGCAGGACATGAAGGAACGCTTCGGCATGGCGGTGATGCTGATCACCCACGCGATGGGCGTGGTCGCCGAGACCGCGCAGCGCGTCGTCGTGATGTACGCCGGCAAGGTGGTGGAAGAGGCGCCGGTCGACGAACTGTTCGGCAATCCCGGCCACCCCTACACCCAGGGCCTGATCCGCTCGATCCCGCGCATCGATCTCGACGCCGAGCACAAGACGCGACTGGAAGCGATCGGCGGCTCGGTGCCGATCCTGATCAACCCGCCGCCCGGCTGCCGTTTTGCTGCCCGCTGCAAATACGCCATGAGCATCTGTACCGAAAAGGAGCCGAGGCTGCGCGAGATCGCACCCGGCCATCGCATGGCCTGCCACCTCGGAGACGCGTCATGA